Within Mytilus edulis chromosome 10, xbMytEdul2.2, whole genome shotgun sequence, the genomic segment CTGTCAAAGTTTGTTTTTTCTATACATTCCTCAGAATCTGTAGACTGGCTGTTTAATGATACACCGGAATCGTTTATACTCTCGTTTTCGGATGAAGTTAACGCGAGATTATACTGTTCAAACATATATTGTAAACTGAGTAATCGTTGTTGTTCTCGCAAATGATCTTGAAGTCCGACAACAATAGGATCGTCTGGAGCAAAGTGTTCTTGTTCAATTAGATATCGAATAGCCTCGTCTGCACATGCATCGTAACCTGCATTTAATGAGTCCTTACAGGACGAGTTCATTCCAATCAGTGCAGGGTGAACAACTGGCTGTAATGTGGAGTATTCCATATATTCTGGTACTGGAGAAGATTGGAATTGGATCATCTCatctgcaaaataaaaattaaaacatatgaaTAAAAGATATAGAAAAAAACCTAGCTAGTCTGCAATCATAATAAGTACCACATTTCAAACGGgggagaaatacatgtacattgtatacagGGATTGCCAACTGCACAAACTACACGAAATTGTCCTCAGGTAGACAAATTGCAAATGCATTTCACAGTGATCATACAAAAACGCTGGTTTtcttaaaacaattgaaaaaaaatgaccacGACATCTACCGACAAGAATCCGAGAAAATCATCCTAAAACTCGTTTGGGAACATATAGAAAACGGATACATTTTCTACAATGATAATAACATAGCTGTATACCAGATGATATGAAaacgaatgttttttttttattgtaatgtattatacatttatatgtagTGTTGAATAAGGATAACCGTTAATTACTAATTGGGTCAGGAACGTTTGAAAAGTTTGTGTCGATGCTTACCATGTATACCAAACACGAAAAATCGTTTCTCAAGTGCAGGTATAACCGATGTTAATGCTCTTATATTTTCATTCATAACTATTTGAAAAGTGAAATGTACATGCTGTTATTAAAGTGCATGGATACTCTTGTTACCTTTACTAAATAGGTACATTATGTAGCCAATAATATAGACAAGGTCCATGAACAATATTTGCATTACAAGTCCAggttttaattcaattttttttttaatttaaatttacgTAAAACTCCACACTTTATACCATTaaatagaaacattttttttctacgtTATTCTAGTCTGGAATTGTAGCTTGAACtctatttattgtaattttacaAATGTACATAAATTCACAATTTTTCGTGAGAAAATAAAAATCCGATAGCTGACGGCGGTCAAAACATCCTTTCGCACGCTCCAGTTTATAGAAATTCCTGGGAAATGTTTCCCTACCAGTCGATCGTGGACTGTTGCTTTGGTTATACAAATTGATTGAAATATTAATGGCAATATCTGTTTTCCGGCCTATATAGAATCGTTACCATTATGAAAGGAAACGCGTATCAAGGAATATTGATCTTGCATCTAATAAACAATGACTTAACGAATTGACATTAATCAAGCTGTAGGTGacaaaatgcatgaaaaaatgtaattactctgtatataaacaataatatcaaataaatattgaCGCTTTTTTCATTTCtcatcaaattttattttcccTTTGTACAATGAGAACTACATATCGTCCTAAATCTGTAAAATATGGGATGCAAAAATATCAGTAATATTGTTTGCTGGACAAATGCTTTAGATGTTTTTTGTAGGTTATCGTCATTTAGTAGCAATTAAAGCACGAATTTCTTCTAGCATAAGTCAATTGTATAttcaataaatgtaaaaatgcaacaatatatacgtcttatttaaaaaaaacttgaagatAATATGTAAATGTTTCTCTTATATTAGGATGCAGCAAGGTAAATGAAAGTCTtaataataatttacaataaaaccTAAAATCGTTTAACCCTATACAACTTTGTAAAAGAATAATATTACAGTTTTGCTGGCTTTCGCTTCCACACAAGCTTGTATCATATTAATAATCCAATAGCATGTCTCTAATTTGTCAGCGATTTTCGCATTGAATGACTTTTCACGTTCGTGGCATCTTTTAAGATTAATAATAGAGAAAATTCctttcaaattgtttatttttttttaaactgcactTAAACTTATTCTTTCGACAAACGCAGTTAACTATTACAATTTACAAAACCTACCTCTTTTAACTTTAAGCATATTTAGTCCAAAAATAAAATGCACTTTTTGTGTATGTCTTAAGTCGTTGATAGTTTCCTTTGTGAGTAGTTGAAATATTCACCAGCTGTCAGTATTGCCTGCTGCTGTCTGGTTATCGAATTTCAATGGTAATGTAGTGTGAATATAACACATGTGTATAGGAATGTTGGGCGAGTCCAAGTTTTTATCGGGGATTTCAAGTTACATTGTCAACACAATAATTGATAAAATCAACACTATTATTTAAAATCTGAACgttttatggaaaaaaataaaatattataaagataATATGTTATCATAATGCAGAAGCTTAACTGTTCTGTTCGTTTTAAAATTtgtggtttttaaatttttacctgtaattttttTGCAAGATACCTctttttaaatagtaaacatCGATAGCAAAAATTcggtttttataaataaaagggatTTAAATGACTGTGTGTCTAATCTAATTGGCTATTAAAATCCGAAATCTCGAATCAACACAGTAAGAAAAGAGTTAATTAAATTGTTTATGGCAATATGTATAAAGAACATCAAAGAACGCCGTATGATGTTTGTTACAGAACGGTCGGTCCTATAATCACTATTTTACTATGTATGTAGGAggaaaattatatacttttcacAGTTGTACGAgaatctaatttatatatatgaCTAACAAATATACGAAAATGTGTCAAATTGTCGTATGACCAAGTTCGGACGTATTTACCTTTTGTACTTATAGAATACTTGGTGCGAACAATTTGGAAAGGCAAAAATAATAGATTCGATAGCCCACATCAAAAGCAAGAACCTTCACTGTATCCCTTTTACAAGAAACACATATGATGGATggatgagagttgtctcattggcacgcatatcacatcttcttatttctgtggttcgattgcctatgagacaactatccttaAAAAAAGATGACTAAGACTAGAATAGGTCTTTGGCTTAGCAATGATTATATATCAATCTTTTTTGGTAAATTCTTTTTTCcaggaaaaaataaatatataccagATAACGTGTCAATGTTTCAACCTCGTGCTTTAAATCTACAAATCCTTAATGGGTTGTCTGAAGGCTCAGTATGCCATAATGGTAAGCCGGTCACAAAGTACAGGAATTTATACTCAAATCTCCAAATTCTTCATGTTGTATACGTAATGATAAAAATGAATTCATCTTGAAAATTGATGTATAGATGTAGCCACTGGGTTTGATCAGGGATAATAATTTAATAAGTGAGGCCCGTCCGCTAGCATTAATATGaaagaaatcaaaatcaaaacacaaTTCATGTGATTTTGAATTTCTAGTTTcaatttaaaatgaaagaaatacattttacgcGATATGATTTTTCAACATTGATATAAAGTCGGATCAAAAACCGTGaaacaatatttgaaaattgataattttagagGCAAGTCTATCGGATTAAGTGATGTCGCCAGGTACATTCTAAACTTGAAATGAAGCGACTATATTGACGTCTATATCTTTATCAATTCAATAGAGATCGAAATTTGCATACTTTGTGTTTGATAATGTTAAttgtcaataaaaatattattttataattgtaatttgaACTCTGAATGTACATTTTAGAGAAATATGTCTTTTATATTGGCAAGCGACTGATTTACACTAATAAATTCCATGATTTGAAAATTAATGATGcaacaaaaaaaagtttgataatatctttttctaattttttttttttttagttaactGTGACttatatgctcttcaactttgtacttgtttggctctataaatattttgatatgagcgttactgatgagtcgtatgtagacgaaacgcgcgtctggcgtactaaattataatcctggtaaactatctttgataactattttaactTAGTAAACGTTTAAATAGATAGACTGCTATACTTGTaaacaaaatgacacacaaatccAGACGAACTCTTGACTTGGTGTCATAATAGGATTAATAGGGAAAAGACCGTTGACCTCGATCATTTCTGTGCTAcagtaaaaaaaactttttgagatGCATACATAACCTGtggtttttttaagaaaatacctGTGGTTTCGGAACAAAAGGTTATACAAACAAATGTAAAGCATGAtcatttattattgaaataaattcTTGTCGTGTCAACCTTCATAATCGTGATATCATAGAAAGGAAGgaagaaagttatttaaaaaagaaaatatgtaaatattgcaGAAGGGATAACATATGCACCAAATACCATGGGGTAAACAATTGTCCAAATATCGTGTCATCACTACAAATGGTCAACAAggaaataaaattgtataatttaaCACCTGGGacataatatattgtttgtttactATTCCCAGATAACACTCATAAATTTGAAtatgatgataaaaaaatatcatagtaACGCTTGAATATTCTTTCGATGCTTTTGCAGGTAAGTATAGAGCTAGGAAAACTAGTGGTATGTACATACACAAGTaggattttcattatttttcaatttaatatGCAGTAGAAGAAAAACACTTTACAACGCAAAAGTCCtgagtattatatatatatccccTTTTTGTGTACCCACTTGGGTTTATTATGCAATTGTGACCCTACCATAAATCTTTgaataatatacaatgtataaacaataTATTAGTGTTAGTATACTATCCCCAGAAATAACCAAACATGAATGATATTTTAACGATGAATCCAGACTTTATCCAGTTAAAATTCCCATGCTGTCACGGCTATTTCTAGTATTATAATGTAATTAATTCGTCATAATTTTCTATACATTGCATAAACTCTTGAATTACTGCCATCACTTATGATCTTTTAATAGAAATTTACGGTGAAAGGTTAATGAAAATCTAAATAGAGATAGGGATGTGATAAGGATATGTCCATTGTCCGGAGGTGTTGACACCTTCAATTATTGTCCTACGATTATTTTTCACATTCTTGTACAATGAGATGACATGTCTATAGGAATGTTTGTACAAAATCTTAAGATCAACACCTTCTTTTAGCTAACTGCAATTTGGGTAACACTCGTTGTGCGAATTAACGATAATGTTTTTATTGATGCCCTCACTACAATTTTCTTAAATGTCCACATAGTGTCATCAACGATTAAACGTCAAGTTTTATAACTACTCGTAAAGCAGTTTGCCTAGTAAGTGTCAGTGCAATACAATTCAGTGGCATGCCGTAAGGtgataaaaaatatcattaaacaatTTTCTTATGATAAAATCAATTAATCTATTAACACAGTGTGTCAGTGAATTTAAAACAGCTGTCAAAAGAATTAGTATGtttgtatttcttttaaaaattaagattaaaaatGTTAGTACATTATTTCACAAATTAtcttacaaaaaaatcaataaaaaaaaaccttaaatatTTCTAAACAATTTTGTTGACAATTAAATACATGAtaagaaagttatttatttaaaagtttcatactgtattttttgtaatCGTATGATTAAAACCAATTGGCTAGCCTGTGATAGCATATTGTTCTAAAGGTGGCGTTGAACTTCTTTAAAATGATTTAtgacataatgtttttttttttttatttttgtaaatggtGAGTTGgagaatattttaaaagattcCTCTTCTTTCACAAAATCATATTAGCGGCATcgaattttttaaacaaatcaccATCTAGAAGAAAGTAAATGTATTGTACGTGCGAATGAATGCATTTGTATAGTCACCGTCATTTGCCATAAGATTCCAAAAGTTTTCTCGTTTTTTGTTTGGTAAGAAAGTTTGACCTAACCATTATTATCATGTtagtttatttctttattataagTAATGGTAGCATTTTGTACAGATTACCACACTTTTGAGAATAATCACCGAATGCAGTTTTTCCAAGAATGTTTGCTCCATATTTGCAACCGAACAGGTATCAATAGGACAGAAACTGTTTACAATGTTCTATTCCAagtattttcaacatatttggtttttaaagtggttcatgttgcttaatattaaaataagttgTCTTTATATTTCTTAGTGAACTACTGTTTGTCTTTTGTACTTTTTGCATCAAATGATGAATGGAAATGGGAGAATATTTTAAAGAGACAACATTCCGttcaaagagcagataacagcctaAGGCCACCAACGTATTGCCGTGAAGTTGACTTTTGAATTTTGATTGCCCCACGACTGTATTTTATAGTTTTCAATAATTCATGTCGTCTTAAAAAAAAAGCACACAAAAAAAGAACTTTTATATAAAAGACGAAAGGTACCAAAGGgacgggacagtcaaactcataaatcgaaataaacGGACAACGCCGTGGTCAAAGAAGacatagacaaacagacaaataacagcacaaccaaagactaagcaacacgaaccccatcaaaaacttagagatgatctcaggtgctccggaagggtgggaagatcctgtttcacatgtgatacccgtcgtgttgctcaagttgattattacaaatccggtaaatagtcttatttgaTAGGTCACAttggtgaaaagggaagggggttgtagttacgacataaggaatatatccgatatcatctgtgaaacggttattccataacggcaaaacaactcgtgatggcgtccgtaaaatgtacgaagggatgaatttaacttcaccatttggagcTCTTGGTTTAagagcttccttgtgagcagcaaaccgtTTTCAAGCAAATGATGACAGGAAGTACAAGCcaggaaatatcgtatcaattgggagatatatactccgtatgcaggcgctgctggaaagttgctacatagaaatggaacgTTAAAAATTGgcaagctgaaatcatctctattGTAGTAAAGTtctgttttcaaccgaccctcattgttaatttttagacattagtcaagatatgaggcagatttAACTATAGCTGTTGTATCCtctatctctagttcgatggaatagattcgttcaacaaattttgaattatttagtgagagaacatcatctatatagcggaacgtaaagttaaaggatattgctaaattCTTATCCATCTTACTAATAAGTttttgtatgaagtcagccttataataataaagaaataagtcggcaagaagaggggcacaattggttcccattggaatgccgaccgtctgttgaaaaacacgtcctccaaacgtaacaaatatgttgtcaatcaggAAATCAAAGATGTTCGCTGGTCTGGTTATGTTTTTAAAACTATTGCAAGATCTTTGGAATATAAAATTCATAGTATTTGAAAGAAGTtagtgccaatgttaaatataagaaaagtctagagagaattatgtcccgccaaattttcaatgacTTGTATCTCAGGGTACGGAACATTAATTCTTTCTGCTTTTATAGTTCATATATTTATATGCTATcgatttataacagtcttttaaaaagcttgctAATATGAAAAAGAGTAGCAAGCTTCCTtcacattatatttttaaaagaacagTAATCTGTTGCCACGCTTTAATATGAAAAAGTAGATATAAATCAGAAAATACTAGATTTGATGTAATAAGCAATTATTTTATAAATCGGTATACAGAATTACATTATAGTATAATTTTGAAGACTATTAAAAGTAAACAGCCAATGTGTAGATAATTTTTCTCACGAAAAAGTCATCGGATTTGTGGTAGCTAGCTGTTACATTGTATAGATGTTCGCAGCCGCTAGTATTGAATATTGGAGATGAAAGTCGTCTAAAGGCCATGTGCTGTCCAATGGAACAATGGTGTACCGTTATAGACTAATAATCCTAGGACAGGTGCTACATGTGTATCTTAAGTGGGTATTAAGTCAGTTCGATTGTCTACTTCAACTTTAGCTCTTATTAACGAGGAAttcacaaatagaaaaaaaaaaacttttaaagtcCCAGGTGAAACACATCCAAACAACGCTGGACGAAGACGATGCATCCCTACAGATGAGCCTGAACTTCATACAAATCTGTAATGGGTTTACATAAACTGACACCTATTCTGTGTACGCAGTGACAAGATTACACACCTTTGTAATAATCTATTCATTTCCTTGAATATTGTTAAAGTTgataaaagaagtaaaaaaagtcaTCGACTTTAGCCGGTATTTATACTTGAGCGGCTTCGATTGTTAAatagttttatcaaattaaatgtatattttacgaTTTAAAGATTTAATGATTGTATATAGTCTGCTGGTTTCAaatcaaaatttaagaaattttatattgataaatactACACCTGACACTGATGGGAAATTCGTTTTAAATTTCAACGACTCGCTCGAAatctaaactttattttttttttgtattaaatgtttGAAGATAAATTCTTAAATGCATGGAGattttaacttctttttttaaTCTAAAGTTTAAATAAATTCCACAatgtatttagaaaataaaatgactataacaacatttataccatTTCAAATATTGCCTTTCATGCAATgttcttcataaaaaaaaccaaggggTGACTCGCGATCGAGTATAGAAATATGATCATCTCTTGGATTGTGCTTTAGTGGGGCTTCCAGGTACGGcttttcaatgtaaaaatatgCAGCCACGTATACAGTCTGAATGGGGACGTTATATTTAGGGATCGGTAGTTCATATATGTCTCCTGTACTCTCTGCACGTTTTAAAATCCTTGCATCAAAATTTTGAGAAGACCATAGGTGGGCTATTACAATTCCATCATTTTCAAGTTGCAGTCAAAATTTCCCACCCTTATTCCTGGTGGGCTTTGCAAGACttattttaaaaactgttaatgTAGgcctgaacatgaatgaaatatttgacactgaatttcaaattgtttttccAAGGCAACAGCAAAAACTAGTATGCATCTATGTAAAACACAATAATTGTACTCCAAAAAATCACCAAGGCAATAACAAAAACTAGTATGCATCTATGTAAAACACAATACTTGTACTCCAAAAAATCACCAAGGCAATAACAAAAACTAGTATGCATCTATGTAAAACACAATACTTGTACTCCAAAAAATCTCCAAACTATACAAAATGTAGATGTACTAAACTTAGTAGATGTGATAACCAACGGACATAAATATGAACAGTATCTAAACTAGTATTTGAGACCCTAGTTTCTATGATCTGTAatttttcatttacatattttaacaaacattttttgacaCGTTGAATGGAAATCCGGCTTATTACTTCATTCAAGCATAATAATTAAGAACACAAAAACCCCGAGAACCTTGAAGAGTAACAAATTTCATCGTTTCCCACACCACTTGTCTCCATATCCTCGGAGTTACGAGAGTCTGAAAAATGAGACATGTTTTATTCCCACATCTTCCGAGGATATTTATTATTCTGCTATTGCATCAATTCATAGTATAATTATGACCATTGACCTAAGGGGGTAGGGTTGCAGGGTTAAATACATAAAATTTTAATCCgatatcatttcaaaattcacGTTCGCAAAAGGGTCATTGTACACAATTAATGGTGCACCAGATGAGATGACAAAACGTTTTTATAGTTCAAGTAAAGAAGTCTTACAAGAAAACCATTTGACCGTCTAAAGGTCAAGAGTGAGTACTGAACCGTATTTTATTGATGCAGTAGAAAAGAAAGGGTCTTTACAAACCCAGTCATATATCTGACAGTTACATCTgaatattataaatgaaataataactaCCCCAGGAAAATAGCTAAATACGACAACAAAAGACTGACAAATTTTTCAAGCACTTGATATTTTGAAGTGTATGAATAGCATCTAGATTGCATCTTATTGATGTTTAGTATAAGCcattcatttaaatgtttaagcGAAGaccttaacatgcttaagaaAAGAAAAGCTGCTCGGAAATCTTTTAAAATTCGCATCGTTCATGTTcttatattattttgatatttcaacttATCAAATGTTTACGTTTTCATTCAAAGACATAAATAATATAGCATCCTTCCTTGTGACGTTTCTAGGAATCTTATTCACCTCGCATATATAGCAATATACATTTTCTTACAATGCCGAGGGAAAAAAGATCAATAGGCAAACAACTGTATAAGACACACATCATTACAAACATAGCACgtcaacacaaaccccacaaaaaatCGGGTGTGATCTCAGGTGGTATGGAAGGGTAAGTAGCTGATCTTGCTTTACATGTGTCACCCGTAAAGTTACTCGTATAAAATGCGctgataaattatttaaaatttaaaacaccaCATATAAGCAGATTGAAAATCGACTCTAATCTAAGCATAAGACATCACTTCATTCGTTTACCATCGGTCGTGTAAGTTTTCTAATCCGGTAACTTGaccaatttttgattttttaaattgaaaagtttttcaTGACAACTTTTATGCTATGCGCGATATTGGTTTACGTAGTTCTATGATATGCTTATCAATCAAATAATTCAGATCTAACATTTCCTGCATTGATTCAAATCcatgaatatatatttatgactCTCGCACTTTTCCAGAGCGGATTATTTTATGGATCATTGAGGTTCTGAATTCCAATTTAAGGGTGCTATATAGTTTTGGCATATCGACACATGTACAAGAATAACGATTTGTTAACAGGTTTTGATATACTACAGTCAGTCCGTAATGCTAGTACACCATCTCTAGTACATCAGattatatgatttatttattttaaaatttttaaattaaaggttgATATTGTGTTCTCTTTATGAATAATTGCTTGCCACTTGTCGTAAATCAACAAACAATTATTTCAACTGCATGACTATTTGTGTACAGTGAATATGTATATACACCTGACTCAACAATGGGCAGCTGACAACGGGAAAACGTTTGGCAAGCATTATCTATGTATAGCGTAATAAACGCATGCACATGCTGGATACCAACATGTCCATGTAATTGGTAATCAAAGTGTCATAAGACAGCTGATAATCAATCATTAGGctcgagaccacaattaattcctctatcatttctttataacgttttgtcccattaaaaaaattttgactattctttttgtctaattttttgtgtgtgtaatgtacagtacaagtccaaaaatatatgcaattttcaaaaaaaagcatcattacatcatacaaatttggccaatacacatccatacccatataggcaagtcaagagatgttccgaaaagtgtaaatataacctttttgcacctggcctaatcactctttccttattaaaatcagttaaaataaaacatccaaaagtttatttcagctctcttctttcatttccaccccagaaaagctaagaaatgaatgagacgaaaagcggggtcattaattgtggtcttgggccattaataataaatatagtCTTACCTCCATACTGTCCAGAGTATGAATTAGTTTCAGTGGCGACCTCTACATGAAGCGGTTGACAGAAGTCAGTGTAGTCCTGCATCTACAAAAGAGTAGAAAAATTAATTGCTGAAGACATGACttgtaaaatattttagataGAGAATAGCTTAATTgaagataaatgtatatatataagcaaCTGTGACGAcacaatatttttatcatattacatgtatgtattatgTTCAAACGATGTTTTCCAAAATGTACCTCTATAAACTTGCGGTTTGTAACTCTTTGTGACTGCTGTTGTAGCCTTCGCGGtacgtgtaacacttatcaattcaaaatattaaaaagttttgaaatttcaaatttttaaattttttatcaaagatttaaaatatcaaaattccaaatgttgttatttttaccaaatagttaaaatttcaaaattctaaattatgtttttatatttgatggTTTAGATATTTGATCAAACTATAAAAGTACTAAAATTAATGTACAGTTTTGATTATTTCTCTTTTTGAAAGtttgacttttaaattttttataaatctatcaaatgccaatgagacaactctccatccaaatcataatttatcaaagtaaaccattataggccagaGTACgggcttcaacacggagccttggcttttatcaaaaatttaaaaagtcaaaCGTTTAAAAAGCGAAAAAACTGCAAGTTTATTTTAGTACTTTTATAGTTTGATCAAATGTCTAAACTATCAACTATAAAAACgtaatttagaattttgaaatgttATCTATTtggtgaaaatttcaaaatttcaaaatttttccaacatttgaaattttgatattttaaaactttgatcaaaatttcaaaaatctaaaatttgaaaactttttactgaatattttgaattaataagtgttacacggacccttCGCGTTTCGGTAGATCCTTTTAATTTCGTTGTGATACGTTATAGGAACATGCATACACGTTAGGTTTTGACCATGGAAATAATATTGagtattacttccatggttaAACGGGGATATTATATGCGTTCGCCGGATTTGACAGAGACACTTCAAAGGGGCTCAGAACAATTGCACATTTTTACATGTAACACGATAGGACATTAATTTGCGCTTCAAATGCTAAGGGCATTTGCGCTTTAAATTTGGTACACCTGTAGTAAATTGACTGGACATTTGAGCTTTTCACCTCTATTTGTCAACCTGTAAAGTTTTGATGAGTACATAATTTTACAACTTGTTTTTGTCGTTAGCTAGTTCACATGGCTACAGTCATAAACATAAGAGTATAAAGTTAAAGAGACAAGTaaaagaacaaaatgtatatgttaCGATGGATCAACAGTCGGTTAATTACATTAAAATTCGTTATATGGATGAACAGGAATCTcagtaaaagaatgaaaaatagaGACTAGAATATGGATTTGAAATGAGGGCAAAAAACCAGTCAGTACAGATTACAAGAGCAAAATTGGGCTTCAGATATCAAGCGAAAACCTTGGGTAACTATACTTTTCTTTGATGTCTTCAAAATGTTACCTTTAAAGTGTACATAACTATATGGATGTGCTATGGCAttacctttaaaaaaagaaaaagagcaggctaatgccgctacaaggcagcattcGCACGAAAAAAATGTACTGGATCGATCTTTCAATTCGCAGTGAAAATATCTTGGAATCAGGCATTATAGATAAGTTTTAAACATgcttattttcatactttttgagGGGATATGAAAGCAATGATCGAAACAGATTTTGTTTGAAGAGCGCACGAGCAGCTATTTTACAACCCTACATAATCATAAAAAAGGGAGCATTAAAATATGAtcattattatatttgttatgcCATAACCATGATTGACATTACTATTTCGTTTATTTTTCAATGCATTATTTAACTTTGTAACAGATAGCACGTGAAGTCAAAGCTGTTGTATTTTgtactgaaataaaatatgataatggAGTGCCCCCGTTATTGTTTTCAGCCAATCCAAAGTTACGGTTTCCATGGAAACGtatatgtaatgtaattataTCCTTTTATATACATGCTGAAATAAATATTGCATATTATAT encodes:
- the LOC139490549 gene encoding uncharacterized protein isoform X1 — its product is MYLQFQMQDYTDFCQPLHVEVATETNSYSGQYGDEMIQFQSSPVPEYMEYSTLQPVVHPALIGMNSSCKDSLNAGYDACADEAIRYLIEQEHFAPDDPIVVGLQDHLREQQRLLSLQYMFEQYNLALTSSENESINDSGVSLNSQSTDSEECIEKTNFDSTIELDDDIKQNESGLQNVNMAAITSLAEEILSLLEEGESLSDVEDENYPSEQ
- the LOC139490549 gene encoding uncharacterized protein isoform X2, encoding MQDYTDFCQPLHVEVATETNSYSGQYGDEMIQFQSSPVPEYMEYSTLQPVVHPALIGMNSSCKDSLNAGYDACADEAIRYLIEQEHFAPDDPIVVGLQDHLREQQRLLSLQYMFEQYNLALTSSENESINDSGVSLNSQSTDSEECIEKTNFDSTIELDDDIKQNESGLQNVNMAAITSLAEEILSLLEEGESLSDVEDENYPSEQ
- the LOC139490549 gene encoding uncharacterized protein isoform X3; translated protein: MLKVKRDEMIQFQSSPVPEYMEYSTLQPVVHPALIGMNSSCKDSLNAGYDACADEAIRYLIEQEHFAPDDPIVVGLQDHLREQQRLLSLQYMFEQYNLALTSSENESINDSGVSLNSQSTDSEECIEKTNFDSTIELDDDIKQNESGLQNVNMAAITSLAEEILSLLEEGESLSDVEDENYPSEQ